A single window of Zootoca vivipara chromosome 17, rZooViv1.1, whole genome shotgun sequence DNA harbors:
- the LOC118095053 gene encoding dnaJ homolog subfamily A member 1, with protein MVKETGYYDVLGVKPCATMEEIKRAYRRLALRYHPDKNPSEGDRFKQISQAYEVLSDPHKRSMYDRGGERAMKEGGRGGFGPPMDIFDLFFGGGARTHGPRVERRGKTAVHQLSVTLEDLYNGATRKLSLQKSVICKSCNGRGSREGLDTRCPKCHGSGVEVIVHQLGPNMVHHIQTMCSQCKGQGEWLRALDRCLACNGRKVIREKKILNVHLDKGMADRQKITFHQEGDQMPGFEPGDVVIILDQKMHPIFQRQGSDLIIKREVSLVDALCGCRQIIHTLDNRKLLVSSRPGTIIKPGEAKCIPNEGMPIYRNPTQRGKLIIQFQVKFPDPGWLPPHQLRQLQSFFPPREEVMATEDTEEVELRELYTQPHFQERGFHHEDDFEDPMRHNVQCHTS; from the exons ATGGTGAAGGAAACCGGGTACTACGATGTGCTGGGAGTCAAGCCCTGCGCCACGATGGAGGAGATCAAGCGCGCTTACCGGCGCCTGGCGCTGAGGTACCACCCAGACAAGAACCCCAGTGAGGGGGACAGG ttCAAGCAGATTTCCCAGGCCTATGAGGTGCTGTCAGACCCCCACAAGAGGTCGATGTACGACCGTGGCGGGGAGCGGGCCATGAAGGAAGGCGGCAGGGGCGGCTTTGGACCCCCCATGGACATCTTTGACCTGTTTTTTGGAGGCGGGGCCCGCACCCACGGTCCCCGTGTGGAGAGGAGAG GGAAGACGGCTGTCCACCAGCTGTCGGTGACCTTGGAGGACCTGTACAATGGTGCCACGCGGAAACTCTCCCTGCAGAAGTCTGTCATCTGCAAGAGCTGCAACG GCCGTggaagccgggaagggctggacACGAGGTGCCCCAAGTGCCATGGCTCTGGCGTGGAGGTCATCGTCCACCAGCTGGGGCCCAACATGGTCCACCACATCCAGACGATGTGCTCGCAGTGCAAGGGCCAGGGGGAGTGGCTGAGGGCGCTGGACCGCTGCCTGGCCTGCAACGGCAGGAAGGTCATCCGAGAAAAGAAGATCCTCAACGTCCACCTGGACAAAG ggATGGCCGACCGGCAGAAGATCACCTTCCACCAGGAAGGCGACCAGATGCCCGGCTTTGAGCCTGGCGACGTCGTCATCATCCTGGACCAGAAGATGCACCCCATCTTCCAGCGCCAGGGCAGTGACCTCATCATCAAGAGGGAGGTGAGCCTGGTGGACGCTCTGTGTGGCTGTCGGCAGATCATCCACACCCTGGACAACAGGAAGCTGCTGGTCTCCTCACGGCCAG GGACCATCATTAAGCCTGGGGAGGCTAAGTGCATCCCCAATGAAGGGATGCCCATCTACCGAAATCCAACGCAGAGGGGGAAGCTGATCATTCAGTTCCAG GTGAAGTTCCCGGATCCCGGCTGGCTGCCTCCTCACCAGCTGCGCCAGCTGCAGTCCTTCTTCCCTCCCCGCGAAGAGGTGATGGCCACCGAAGACACAGAGGAGGTGGAGCTGCGGGAGCTCTACACACAGCCCCACTTCCAGGAGAGGGGCTTCCACCACGAGGACGACTTCGAGGACCCCATGCGCCACAACGTCCAATGCCATACGTCATAG